The window AATGTCAACGATTATTCTTCATTCTTAAAAGCTGTGAGCCTGTGCCCAAAAGACGTTAATTCATGGGCAGGAAAGAATAACGTAATGTCCATGATCAAAATACGTAAGAAAGTCGCAGATATGTCCAGGAGCCTTTTGTAAACGCTTTAGACTCCACGTCGTGCATGTATCTTAAATTGACCATGAGATTTTCCTGCAGCATATAGCCCAGGTTGAGGCCCAGTTTTAAATTTTCTCCCTGGGTGCCGGGCAGGCTGACACCGCCGGATTCAATATCGTCAAAGTCTTTCCACCAGGCCGCCTGAACCCCGACACGCAATTTTTTCGTGACGGCATAGGCGACTGCCGCTTCCACTTCAACCGCATCCGACACATCATCTCCTGCTGCATCCTCGTCTTTTTGCCAGTAATTCAGGCACGCGTCAAAGGACCAGGGGCCAGGATACCAACCAAAGGCCAGCTGGTGCTGGAACCACCAGGAATCATTGCTGACCTCATCGGCCCCCGTGGGGGTATAGGCAAACTCCCAGAAGGAAAGAAACACCTGGTCTTCAAAATTTTCATAAAGGAAGATAAACGGACCGACCACAAGATCCCCAAGGCCGTCTGCAGTATCGCCCCCATCGACGGCAGTGCTTAGAACCTGGATAACCGCATTGACCCCCCAGGTTTTCCCGAACACTTTTCCTGCAAAATAAACCGGCCTGATTGCGGCATAGGTCACGTCTGTCCCGATATCCACAGTGGTGCCGTTTTCGTTTTCATATTCCGGCAGATGCTGGTAGCCGAAATAGCTGACAAGCACCTTGGTGCCGACCGGGGCCGAACTGTTGTCCAAAGGATCTAAGACATCTGCCCAAGCCGTTGTACAGATAATTATGGAAATTAACATCCCAGTGATACACATTAATTGCTTTTTCATCAAATTTTCCTTTCCCTGTTTATCCATCAGTCAAAATATTCATAAGGGTTTTAAAAAATTCAGCACTGCATCTTATCTGCTCGTCGCTGATTGCAACCTTAAACTGCATAGGCGGAAAAAGAAGCGAAAGATAGCCACCGCCATACAGATTTAAAAAAAGAGTTATGGCTGAATTCTCAGAAGATACCAAAACCGCATCAAAGTCCGTTATTTTACATAACTTGGCCACGTCGGCATGCTGTTTTATCTTCTCATAAAAAGAGATCAGCATTTTATCTGAGCTTTTGATCCGCCAAACCCCAAACCGGTTGAAGTAACAACGGCCGGATTTATTGCTGCCGGCCGATTGATCAGGCGACGGCAGCGAGGCCTGGAGAGACAAAAAGTAGCTGGCGCTTATCAGGCTGCTTTTGCGAACAAATGAAAGAGATCCGGTATATGACAGCTCAGGGAAAAAAATTTTTCCCTGCTGCCGGGCGCTGCTTTTGCCAAAATATGGTTCGAATCGCTTTGCACTGTCAATCAGCATGCGTTGACTGTCAATCTTCAGCATTCATTCAACTCCCGAAAGCCACGCCAATTTTTTTTTCACTTTGAACAGGTTCTTCCATTTCCATATACTTGAGGACCGGTTCAAGGGGGACCGGTTTAAAAAGCTTTTCATTCAGTACAAATCTGAGCCATAGCGCTGAATAGACGACTGACATGCCGATAAACAAAAAAGACCAGCGCATGATGGTGTTTCTTATCTCCGGGTCAGGAAAGATGTTTATAAATGACGCCAGCATCCCTAAAGCGCCTATGATTTGCGGAAAAGGAAAAAACGGTGAT is drawn from uncultured Desulfobacter sp. and contains these coding sequences:
- a CDS encoding transporter codes for the protein MKKQLMCITGMLISIIICTTAWADVLDPLDNSSAPVGTKVLVSYFGYQHLPEYENENGTTVDIGTDVTYAAIRPVYFAGKVFGKTWGVNAVIQVLSTAVDGGDTADGLGDLVVGPFIFLYENFEDQVFLSFWEFAYTPTGADEVSNDSWWFQHQLAFGWYPGPWSFDACLNYWQKDEDAAGDDVSDAVEVEAAVAYAVTKKLRVGVQAAWWKDFDDIESGGVSLPGTQGENLKLGLNLGYMLQENLMVNLRYMHDVESKAFTKGSWTYLRLSYVF